The Paeniglutamicibacter sulfureus genome includes a region encoding these proteins:
- a CDS encoding amino acid ABC transporter ATP-binding protein, whose protein sequence is MSHTDPATNAPALLKVTGLQKSFGDHQVLKSIDLQIGKGQVLALIGPSGSGKTTVLRCLNGLEIPDGGEVAFSDGPAVVFAPKTTQKQAQVLRTRSAMVFQNYNLFPHMTVLENVIEGPIQVQRRKRSEAVADAEALLARVGLGQKRDQYPHQLSGGQQQRVGIVRALALKPSLLLFDEPTSALDPELVGDVLKVIKELADEGWTMVLVTHELAFAREVADEVVFMDQGVVIERGHPDVVLRAPQNERTQQFVHRLLNPF, encoded by the coding sequence ATGTCGCACACTGATCCCGCCACGAACGCGCCCGCTCTGTTGAAGGTGACCGGCCTGCAGAAGAGCTTTGGCGACCACCAAGTCCTGAAGTCCATTGACCTGCAGATCGGCAAGGGCCAGGTGCTCGCCTTGATCGGCCCCTCCGGCTCGGGCAAGACGACGGTGTTGCGCTGCCTGAACGGCCTGGAGATCCCCGACGGCGGGGAGGTCGCCTTCAGCGACGGTCCCGCCGTGGTCTTTGCGCCGAAGACAACGCAAAAGCAAGCCCAGGTCTTGCGCACCCGCAGCGCCATGGTCTTCCAGAACTACAATCTCTTCCCGCACATGACAGTGCTGGAAAATGTGATCGAAGGGCCGATCCAGGTCCAGCGCCGCAAGCGTTCCGAGGCCGTCGCCGACGCCGAAGCACTGCTGGCCAGGGTCGGACTAGGCCAGAAGCGCGACCAGTACCCGCACCAGCTTTCCGGCGGGCAGCAGCAGCGGGTGGGCATTGTCCGGGCGCTCGCGCTCAAGCCTTCGCTGTTGCTCTTTGACGAGCCGACCTCCGCGCTGGATCCGGAGCTGGTGGGTGATGTGTTGAAGGTGATCAAGGAATTGGCCGACGAAGGCTGGACCATGGTCCTGGTGACCCATGAGTTGGCCTTTGCCCGGGAGGTCGCAGACGAAGTCGTATTCATGGACCAGGGAGTGGTGATCGAGCGCGGCCACCCGGATGTCGTCTTGCGGGCACCGCAAAACGAGCGGACCCAGCAATTCGTGCACCGCCTGCTCAACCCGTTCTAA
- a CDS encoding helicase HerA-like domain-containing protein, with product MDMAKMTTAQHVESISAGYAFDGLAVNLGAALVDGQVFPDAQVRLPLRMMNRHGLVAGATGTGKTITLQLMAEQLSAHGVPVFLADIKGDLTGLSTPGTATEKLTERTASVGMKWQAKSFPVEYYALGGDGQGTPIRATISSFGPLLLSRIMELNETQESCLQLIFHYADTKDLELHDLKDLRAVIQHLTSDEGKDELEGLGGVSKATAGVILRELVTLQAQGMESFFGEPEFDTAELLRQAPDGRGVISILELPTLMQKPLLFSTFMIWLLADLFAELPEAGDPEKPKLVFFLDEAHLLFNGASKAFLTSITATVRLIRSKGVGVFFVTQTPKDVPGDVLGQLANRIQHALRAFTPDDAKALKATVSTFPTSDYDLDEALTQAGTGEAVVTVMNEKGAPTPVAWTRMWSPESTMGPSSPDTVSGIIASSALMQVYGTSVDRESAYEKINGTSTEATAAPVPTGGSVAARVPGPGQSQADIDAAARNIEESILGRPSSLPNSAPQPGASDYTMPEPPVATTGSPKRKTKAPAPAQNPDNPLLDMALQAANIFGREMLRGMFGTKRRRRR from the coding sequence ATGGACATGGCCAAGATGACAACAGCCCAGCATGTGGAATCCATCAGCGCAGGTTATGCCTTTGACGGTTTGGCGGTGAATCTGGGGGCGGCACTGGTCGATGGGCAGGTCTTCCCCGATGCGCAGGTCCGTTTGCCGCTGCGGATGATGAACCGGCACGGATTGGTGGCGGGAGCCACCGGAACCGGCAAGACCATTACCCTGCAATTGATGGCCGAACAGCTTTCCGCCCACGGCGTTCCGGTGTTCCTTGCAGACATCAAGGGGGATCTCACCGGCCTCTCCACACCGGGCACGGCCACGGAAAAACTCACGGAACGCACCGCGTCGGTCGGCATGAAGTGGCAGGCCAAGTCCTTTCCCGTCGAGTACTACGCCTTGGGCGGCGACGGGCAGGGAACCCCGATCCGCGCCACGATCTCCTCCTTTGGCCCCCTGTTGCTATCGCGGATCATGGAGTTGAACGAGACCCAGGAATCCTGTCTGCAGCTGATCTTCCACTACGCCGACACCAAGGACCTGGAACTCCACGACCTGAAGGACCTGCGCGCGGTCATCCAGCACCTGACCAGCGACGAGGGCAAGGACGAACTTGAGGGCCTCGGTGGCGTGTCCAAGGCGACCGCCGGCGTCATCCTGCGCGAGCTTGTCACCCTGCAGGCCCAGGGCATGGAGTCCTTCTTCGGCGAACCGGAGTTCGACACCGCAGAGCTCCTGCGACAGGCTCCCGACGGCCGCGGGGTCATCAGCATCCTGGAGCTGCCGACCCTGATGCAAAAGCCGCTGCTCTTTTCCACCTTCATGATCTGGCTGCTGGCGGACCTCTTTGCCGAACTGCCGGAGGCCGGAGACCCGGAGAAGCCCAAGCTGGTGTTCTTCCTCGACGAGGCACACTTGCTCTTCAACGGGGCATCCAAGGCCTTCCTGACCTCGATCACGGCCACCGTCCGGTTGATCCGTTCCAAGGGCGTCGGCGTGTTCTTCGTGACCCAGACTCCCAAGGACGTTCCCGGCGACGTGCTGGGACAGCTGGCCAACCGGATCCAGCACGCGCTGCGTGCCTTTACCCCTGATGATGCCAAGGCGCTGAAGGCAACCGTCTCCACGTTCCCCACCAGCGACTACGACCTGGACGAGGCGCTGACGCAGGCGGGCACCGGTGAAGCGGTGGTTACCGTCATGAACGAGAAGGGCGCACCCACCCCGGTGGCCTGGACTCGCATGTGGAGCCCTGAATCAACCATGGGCCCCTCCTCCCCGGACACGGTATCCGGAATCATCGCTTCCTCGGCCCTGATGCAGGTTTACGGCACCAGCGTGGACCGTGAATCCGCCTACGAGAAGATCAACGGAACCAGCACCGAGGCCACGGCCGCACCGGTGCCCACCGGAGGGTCGGTCGCCGCCAGGGTCCCCGGCCCCGGCCAGAGCCAGGCGGACATCGATGCGGCGGCACGGAACATCGAGGAATCCATCCTGGGACGCCCGTCCTCCCTCCCGAATTCGGCTCCGCAGCCGGGCGCCTCGGACTACACCATGCCCGAACCGCCGGTGGCCACCACGGGCTCCCCCAAGCGGAAGACCAAGGCCCCCGCCCCGGCGCAGAATCCGGACAATCCGCTGCTTGACATGGCTTTACAGGCGGCGAACATTTTTGGCCGGGAGATGCTCCGCGGCATGTTCGGCACCAAGCGGAGGCGTCGCCGCTAG
- a CDS encoding MFS transporter, whose translation MFSALKNPNYRLWTAGALVSNIGTWMQRVAQDWLVLTILTDHDGTAVGITTGLQFLPILLLGPFAGVLADRMDKRKLLLITQSAMGFFAVLLGTLVLTGSAELWHVYLLALGLGVASAFDAPARQAFVSELVPTSDLPNAVALNSASFNLARLAGPGVAGMLIAVFGTGPAFLINAASFGAVIFSLAKMRKERFQPTSLVARRKGQIREGVAYVRQRPDLLLIFGLAFVVATFGLNFQLTNAMMATDVFHVGAGEFGLLGTIMAIGTLAGALLAARRGRPRMRYLLGGAVGFGATALIASFMPSFLWYALMMVPVGLASLTFLNSANTMIQLSVDPAYRGRVLALYMMVVQGGTPLGAPLVGWLGTEFGARWSVGSGAVLSLVAGLIAVALVVRRSRATPGKPAGAPARHRARALAPALGR comes from the coding sequence ATGTTCAGCGCCCTGAAAAACCCGAACTACCGCCTCTGGACCGCCGGTGCCCTGGTCTCGAACATCGGCACCTGGATGCAACGCGTGGCCCAGGACTGGCTGGTACTCACCATCCTGACCGACCACGACGGTACCGCCGTCGGCATCACCACCGGCCTGCAATTCCTCCCCATCCTCCTCCTTGGCCCGTTTGCCGGGGTACTCGCGGACCGCATGGACAAGCGCAAGCTGCTGTTGATCACCCAATCGGCCATGGGCTTCTTTGCCGTGCTGCTGGGAACGCTGGTGCTTACGGGGTCGGCCGAGCTCTGGCATGTCTACCTGCTGGCCCTCGGCCTGGGCGTGGCAAGCGCCTTCGACGCCCCTGCCCGCCAGGCCTTCGTCTCCGAACTGGTTCCGACAAGCGACCTGCCCAACGCCGTGGCGTTGAACAGCGCCTCGTTCAACCTGGCCCGGTTGGCCGGCCCCGGCGTCGCCGGGATGCTGATCGCCGTCTTCGGGACCGGACCGGCATTCCTCATCAACGCCGCCAGCTTCGGTGCGGTGATCTTCTCCCTGGCCAAGATGCGCAAGGAGCGCTTCCAGCCCACCAGCCTGGTGGCCCGCCGGAAGGGCCAGATCCGGGAGGGTGTGGCCTATGTGCGCCAGCGCCCCGACCTGTTGCTGATCTTTGGCCTGGCCTTTGTCGTGGCCACCTTCGGCCTGAACTTCCAGCTGACCAACGCCATGATGGCCACCGACGTCTTCCACGTCGGTGCCGGGGAATTCGGCTTGCTGGGAACCATCATGGCCATCGGCACACTCGCCGGGGCCCTGCTGGCAGCCCGGAGGGGAAGGCCGCGCATGCGCTACCTGCTGGGTGGCGCCGTTGGCTTTGGCGCCACGGCACTGATCGCCAGCTTCATGCCGAGTTTCCTCTGGTACGCGCTGATGATGGTGCCGGTGGGCCTGGCCTCGCTGACGTTCCTGAACAGCGCCAACACCATGATCCAGCTCTCCGTGGATCCGGCCTACCGCGGACGCGTCCTGGCGCTCTACATGATGGTGGTCCAGGGGGGAACGCCCCTGGGCGCCCCGTTGGTGGGCTGGCTGGGCACGGAATTCGGCGCCCGCTGGTCGGTCGGCAGCGGCGCCGTGCTGTCCCTGGTTGCCGGGCTCATTGCCGTTGCCCTGGTGGTGCGCAGGTCGCGGGCGACCCCTGGCAAGCCAGCCGGGGCCCCGGCCCGGCACAGGGCCCGCGCCCTGGCCCCCGCGCTCGGACGGTAG
- a CDS encoding MarR family winged helix-turn-helix transcriptional regulator — MARPDQVNATNNAPKPAPTTPADAGGTGDLAAELRVAVMKTSRRLRLESSSETLTAAQYSVLAGLGNEQHTIGELAAREQVAAPSMTRIVKSLLEAGLVTRTASEHDGRQVLVEPTAEGKAALQAARSQRTAWLARRVETLGAEDRATLKRAAALLQEMSAK; from the coding sequence GTGGCTCGCCCGGATCAAGTGAACGCAACCAACAACGCCCCGAAACCCGCACCAACAACCCCCGCCGATGCCGGCGGCACCGGCGACCTGGCCGCCGAACTGCGGGTGGCCGTGATGAAGACATCCCGCCGCCTGCGCCTGGAATCCAGTTCCGAGACGCTCACCGCCGCCCAGTATTCGGTGCTCGCGGGCCTGGGAAACGAGCAGCACACCATCGGCGAGCTGGCCGCCCGCGAACAGGTCGCCGCCCCGTCCATGACGCGCATCGTGAAGTCCCTGCTGGAGGCGGGGCTGGTCACCCGCACGGCCAGCGAACACGACGGGCGCCAGGTGCTGGTTGAGCCCACCGCCGAGGGCAAGGCCGCTCTCCAGGCGGCCCGCAGCCAGCGCACCGCCTGGCTGGCGCGCCGCGTGGAAACACTCGGTGCCGAGGACCGGGCGACACTGAAACGGGCAGCCGCCCTGCTGCAGGAAATGAGCGCCAAGTGA
- a CDS encoding NHL domain-containing thioredoxin family protein, with product MTASTNTGTESVRTSYKVRASELVGRNWLNTGGKQLSLEDFRGKITILDFWTFCCINCLHVLDELRPLEAKYSDVLVTVGVHSPKFEYEADPVALAAAVERYEIQHPVLDDPELVTWQAYAARAWPTLVVVDPEGYIVAHLSGEGHASGLESLVEELIAEHDAKGTLHRGTGPYVAPPAREGDLRFPGKAVALENGNFLVGDSGHHRIVELGNDLSTVVRTFGSGTKGFADGDADTAQFNEPQGLALLPADRAAALGYHAVIADTVNHRLRGLNLDTGVVTTLAGNGIQRLLDAEQARSEVGEDNEEAWLSDLGNDPLNTSLSSPWDVLWSPKTDSVIIAMAGTHQIFAFNPQTSALSVFAGTGLEGLTDGAASESWFAQSSGLALDKAENIWVADSETSALRRLVLAEDGSVANVETAIGAGLFDFGFRDGAADAARLQHPLGVAALPDGSIAIADTYNGAVRRYDPATATVSTLARGLNEPADVQLDTSVDGEPVLLVVETNSHQLVRLPLPAEALVVDEGASQTQRPKTKVTAGEHALTVRFSAPKGQKLDDRWGDPTQLKISSSPEELLLSGGGTSTGLTRTLELNPEVLEGVLHITARAAACDGEPGGEIPMHAACHLYQQDWGIPVVLDAEGESELVLDLRGLDT from the coding sequence ATGACAGCGTCCACAAACACCGGAACCGAATCCGTGCGCACCTCCTACAAGGTCCGCGCCTCCGAACTGGTCGGCCGCAATTGGCTGAACACCGGCGGGAAGCAGCTGTCCCTTGAGGACTTCCGCGGCAAGATCACGATCCTGGACTTCTGGACGTTCTGCTGCATCAACTGCCTGCACGTGCTGGACGAGTTGCGCCCGCTGGAGGCCAAGTACTCCGATGTCTTGGTGACCGTGGGCGTGCACTCCCCGAAGTTCGAATACGAGGCCGACCCGGTGGCGCTGGCAGCTGCAGTGGAACGCTACGAAATCCAGCACCCGGTGCTCGATGACCCGGAACTGGTCACCTGGCAGGCGTATGCCGCCCGCGCCTGGCCGACCCTGGTGGTCGTTGACCCCGAGGGCTACATCGTCGCCCACCTCTCGGGCGAGGGCCACGCGTCCGGACTGGAATCCCTGGTCGAGGAGCTCATCGCCGAGCACGACGCCAAGGGCACGCTGCACCGCGGCACCGGCCCCTACGTGGCGCCCCCGGCGCGCGAGGGCGACCTGCGCTTCCCCGGCAAGGCGGTTGCCCTGGAAAACGGGAACTTCCTCGTCGGCGACTCCGGCCACCACCGCATCGTGGAACTGGGCAACGACCTGTCCACCGTGGTGCGCACCTTCGGCTCCGGGACCAAGGGCTTTGCCGACGGCGACGCTGACACGGCACAGTTCAACGAACCCCAGGGTCTGGCGCTGCTGCCGGCCGATCGCGCCGCGGCACTGGGCTACCACGCGGTCATCGCCGACACCGTCAACCACCGCCTGCGCGGGCTGAACCTTGACACCGGCGTCGTCACCACGCTGGCAGGCAACGGCATCCAGCGCCTGCTCGACGCCGAACAAGCGCGCTCGGAAGTCGGCGAGGACAACGAAGAGGCCTGGCTCAGCGACCTGGGCAACGATCCGCTGAACACCTCGCTGTCCTCCCCGTGGGACGTGCTGTGGAGCCCCAAGACCGACTCCGTCATCATCGCGATGGCCGGAACCCACCAGATCTTCGCCTTCAACCCCCAGACCTCGGCCCTGTCGGTCTTCGCCGGCACCGGGCTGGAGGGCCTGACCGACGGCGCGGCCTCGGAGAGCTGGTTCGCCCAGTCCTCAGGCCTGGCCTTGGACAAGGCGGAAAACATCTGGGTGGCCGACTCGGAGACCTCCGCACTGCGCCGCCTGGTGTTGGCCGAGGACGGCTCGGTGGCCAACGTCGAAACTGCCATCGGCGCGGGGCTCTTTGACTTCGGGTTCCGCGACGGAGCCGCGGACGCTGCTCGGTTGCAGCACCCGCTGGGTGTCGCGGCGCTGCCCGACGGCTCGATCGCCATCGCCGACACCTATAACGGCGCGGTGCGCCGCTACGACCCCGCCACCGCCACCGTCAGCACCCTGGCCCGCGGACTCAACGAGCCCGCGGACGTGCAGCTCGACACCTCGGTGGACGGTGAACCGGTGTTGCTGGTCGTGGAGACCAACAGCCACCAGCTGGTGCGCCTGCCATTGCCTGCCGAGGCACTGGTCGTTGACGAGGGCGCCAGCCAGACCCAGCGTCCCAAGACCAAGGTCACCGCGGGGGAGCACGCACTGACGGTGCGCTTCTCCGCACCCAAGGGCCAGAAGCTCGATGACCGCTGGGGCGATCCCACGCAGCTGAAGATCTCCTCCTCCCCGGAGGAGCTGCTGCTGTCCGGCGGCGGCACCTCGACCGGATTGACCCGGACCCTGGAATTGAACCCCGAGGTCCTCGAGGGCGTCCTGCACATCACCGCCCGCGCGGCCGCCTGCGACGGCGAGCCCGGTGGCGAGATCCCGATGCACGCCGCCTGCCACCTGTACCAGCAGGACTGGGGCATCCCGGTGGTCCTGGACGCCGAGGGCGAAAGCGAACTGGTCCTGGACCTGCGCGGCCTGGACACCTAG
- a CDS encoding cytochrome c oxidase assembly protein: MNKSRNTQATASRAQAATPTGPLWPLLTLPALLVGVLVLVAASYFAGTATASELGDPGPLVRWALPAAKALHHSSMAITVAALVFAATILPRSTKPKRPAPGEQDTDGGEVHPAFARAMNLAAAAGLLWTVSAAAVLVFTFWDLVGKPMSTDPSYTSAMLDYVLNISVGRAWAWMIVIAAITSSLAFGVRSPSWVGATAVFSLAGVLPMSLIGHAAGGDDHWGAVNSIMLHLVGVCLWFGGIVVLAALAPLLASKAPGRHSGTRPILAGTVLQRFSALATISIVLVAGSGVVNASIRISGWDQWMTPYGLIVIAKAGATLALGALGLAHRSRVIPALRAGKLEATRAAWLVVAAETIVMAAVMALATVLARTAPPTPETAPELPTPARLLTGYELPPELTSASWLQVWRFDWLWIAIVIFLAVAYLWAVVTVRRRGDKWSLLLTISWLVGLACLFYFTSGALAVYGTILFSVHMVDHMALTMVAPLFMVIGSPVTLALKALSSRSDGTRGPREWILVLVHSKFSALVTNPIFAAANFAGSIIIFYGTDIFGFALRNHVGHELMNVHFLITGYLFALSMIGTDPVPRRAPYPLRLVILLATMSFHAFYGVSIMSSTSLMQADWFGNMGRTWGEDALEDQRLGAGAMWGIGEIPTLLLALGVMVSWNRDDSKESKRKDRQADRDNEAELNAYNDMFAQLKKRDEEIARRGR; this comes from the coding sequence GTGAACAAGTCACGGAACACGCAGGCCACGGCCTCCCGGGCGCAGGCGGCGACCCCCACGGGGCCGCTTTGGCCCCTGTTGACCCTTCCGGCGCTGCTGGTCGGCGTGCTGGTGCTCGTCGCCGCCAGCTACTTTGCCGGCACCGCAACGGCCAGCGAGCTGGGGGACCCCGGTCCGTTGGTTCGGTGGGCCCTCCCTGCGGCCAAGGCGCTGCACCACTCCTCGATGGCCATCACCGTCGCCGCCTTGGTCTTTGCCGCAACCATCCTGCCGCGTTCCACCAAGCCCAAACGCCCTGCACCGGGTGAACAGGACACCGATGGCGGCGAAGTCCACCCGGCCTTTGCCCGCGCCATGAACCTGGCCGCCGCCGCCGGATTGCTCTGGACGGTTTCCGCGGCGGCGGTGCTGGTCTTCACCTTCTGGGACCTCGTGGGCAAGCCCATGAGCACCGACCCGAGCTACACATCCGCGATGCTCGACTACGTCCTGAATATTTCCGTGGGCCGGGCATGGGCCTGGATGATCGTGATCGCCGCGATCACCTCGTCGCTGGCCTTTGGCGTGAGGTCCCCGTCATGGGTGGGTGCCACCGCCGTCTTCTCCCTGGCCGGCGTCCTCCCGATGTCGCTGATCGGACACGCCGCGGGCGGCGATGACCACTGGGGCGCGGTCAACTCGATCATGCTGCACCTGGTAGGCGTGTGCCTCTGGTTCGGCGGCATCGTCGTGCTGGCCGCTCTGGCACCGCTGCTGGCCTCCAAGGCCCCGGGGCGCCATTCGGGCACCCGGCCCATCCTGGCCGGCACCGTGCTGCAGCGTTTCTCGGCATTGGCCACCATCTCCATCGTCCTGGTCGCCGGTTCCGGAGTCGTCAATGCCTCGATCCGCATCTCCGGCTGGGACCAGTGGATGACCCCCTACGGCTTGATCGTGATCGCCAAGGCCGGGGCCACCCTTGCCCTGGGGGCGCTGGGCCTTGCCCACCGCAGCCGGGTGATCCCGGCACTTCGGGCCGGGAAGCTGGAGGCCACGCGCGCCGCCTGGCTGGTGGTGGCTGCCGAAACCATTGTCATGGCCGCCGTCATGGCACTGGCCACGGTGCTGGCCCGCACCGCACCCCCAACCCCGGAAACCGCGCCGGAACTGCCGACCCCCGCCCGGCTGTTGACCGGATACGAACTTCCCCCCGAGCTCACCAGCGCCAGCTGGCTGCAGGTCTGGCGCTTCGATTGGCTCTGGATCGCCATTGTGATTTTCCTGGCCGTCGCCTACCTGTGGGCCGTGGTGACGGTGCGCCGCCGGGGCGACAAGTGGTCCCTCCTGCTCACGATCTCCTGGCTGGTGGGTCTGGCCTGCCTGTTCTACTTCACCTCCGGCGCCCTGGCCGTGTACGGCACAATCCTTTTCTCCGTGCACATGGTCGACCACATGGCCTTGACCATGGTCGCGCCCTTGTTCATGGTGATCGGCTCGCCCGTCACCCTGGCACTGAAGGCCTTGTCCTCGCGCAGCGACGGCACCCGCGGACCGCGCGAGTGGATCCTGGTGCTGGTGCACTCGAAGTTCTCGGCGTTGGTCACCAACCCGATCTTCGCCGCCGCCAACTTCGCCGGATCGATCATCATCTTCTACGGCACCGACATCTTCGGCTTCGCCCTGCGCAACCACGTGGGCCACGAATTGATGAACGTGCACTTCCTGATCACCGGCTACCTCTTCGCCCTGTCCATGATCGGCACCGACCCGGTGCCGCGTCGCGCGCCCTACCCGCTGCGCCTGGTGATCCTGCTGGCGACCATGAGCTTCCATGCCTTCTACGGGGTCTCCATCATGAGCTCCACCTCGCTGATGCAGGCCGACTGGTTCGGCAACATGGGACGCACCTGGGGCGAGGACGCGCTGGAGGACCAACGGCTGGGCGCCGGGGCCATGTGGGGGATCGGGGAGATCCCCACACTGCTGCTGGCCCTGGGTGTCATGGTGTCCTGGAACCGGGACGATTCCAAGGAATCCAAGCGCAAGGACCGGCAGGCCGACCGGGACAACGAAGCGGAACTGAACGCCTACAACGACATGTTTGCCCAATTGAAAAAGCGAGACGAGGAGATTGCGCGCCGTGGCCGCTAG
- a CDS encoding copper resistance CopC family protein, with amino-acid sequence MTDAIQTPRTATRIGVIFAAVLLCLMTFIGVSSAQAHDELISSTPASGDVLKSAPTSLVLTFSGDIKKIGTILELKAADGQKVGTTFNIDRRDVTVTPEAPLTNGSYTLVARVVSSDGHPIAKDIDFEINDPAEVASSAPEGANASPPAAAPAPVEATEDSDDSQPLAGMPAGLIWTILAFAGIGMIVLVLLKVRRQK; translated from the coding sequence ATGACCGATGCAATCCAAACCCCACGAACGGCTACCCGAATTGGCGTCATCTTTGCCGCAGTGCTGCTGTGCCTGATGACCTTCATTGGGGTCTCAAGTGCCCAGGCGCACGACGAACTGATCTCTTCGACGCCTGCCTCCGGCGACGTGCTGAAGAGCGCACCAACATCACTCGTGCTTACCTTCAGCGGTGACATCAAGAAGATCGGCACGATTCTCGAACTGAAAGCGGCGGACGGTCAAAAGGTCGGGACGACATTCAACATCGACCGCCGAGACGTCACGGTGACCCCGGAGGCCCCGCTGACCAACGGCAGCTACACGCTGGTGGCCCGCGTGGTGTCCTCCGACGGCCACCCGATCGCCAAGGACATTGACTTCGAGATCAACGACCCCGCGGAGGTCGCCAGCTCCGCGCCCGAGGGCGCGAACGCCAGCCCGCCGGCGGCAGCACCCGCACCGGTCGAGGCCACAGAGGATTCCGATGACAGCCAGCCCCTGGCCGGCATGCCCGCCGGCCTCATCTGGACCATCCTCGCATTTGCCGGCATCGGCATGATCGTTCTGGTGCTGCTCAAGGTCCGCCGGCAAAAGTAG
- a CDS encoding HU family DNA-binding protein — MAMNRSELVAAVAEKTGNSQVAVNGVLDAVFDVFVSQISKGEKVSIPGWLAVERTDRAARTGRNPQTGEAIQIPAGHSVKLTAGSKLKAAVTGK; from the coding sequence TTGGCTATGAACCGTAGTGAACTTGTTGCAGCTGTCGCCGAGAAGACCGGCAACTCCCAGGTAGCCGTCAACGGTGTTTTGGATGCAGTGTTCGACGTATTCGTTTCCCAGATTTCCAAGGGCGAGAAGGTCTCGATTCCGGGATGGCTCGCAGTCGAGCGCACCGACCGTGCAGCACGCACCGGCCGCAACCCGCAGACCGGCGAAGCCATCCAGATTCCGGCCGGCCACTCGGTCAAGCTGACCGCTGGCTCGAAGCTGAAGGCTGCCGTCACCGGCAAGTAG
- a CDS encoding SDR family NAD(P)-dependent oxidoreductase, whose product MSKNQTTDTNPNRAAPLMDTEAQAGDASGMRILVTGANAGIGFWSSLQLAQRGAEVIMACRNTGKAEIAAKAIRARVPEANLRTVELDVSSLDSVANTAKMLNGLSHLDVLIANAGMVHTPRTRRSSVDGLELVAATNYFGHFALVAGLLPALERAGAARVVTLGSLSTRLVRPHLDDPQLLENYSPWRAYAQSKIMVQSFAFELDRRLQLASSSIRALCAHPGYSISGRTPAVAGINEPGILKRTGDTLQAPFTQGKDRGAWPIVRASLDPKAFELPGPVFYGPRGWVKGGPTVSRPASITTNRDAAKTIWFAAESATGNSLLG is encoded by the coding sequence ATGAGCAAGAATCAAACCACAGATACGAACCCGAATCGGGCCGCACCACTGATGGACACCGAGGCACAGGCCGGCGATGCATCGGGGATGCGGATTCTGGTTACCGGAGCGAATGCCGGAATCGGCTTTTGGAGCAGCCTCCAGCTCGCCCAGCGCGGCGCCGAGGTCATCATGGCGTGCCGCAACACCGGCAAGGCCGAAATCGCTGCCAAGGCCATCCGAGCCCGGGTGCCCGAAGCAAATCTTCGCACCGTCGAGCTCGATGTATCCAGCCTCGATTCCGTGGCCAACACGGCCAAGATGCTCAACGGCCTCTCACATCTGGATGTCCTGATTGCCAACGCCGGCATGGTCCACACTCCGCGCACGCGCCGGAGCAGCGTGGACGGACTGGAACTGGTGGCAGCGACAAACTACTTCGGCCACTTTGCCTTGGTCGCCGGACTTCTGCCTGCATTGGAACGGGCAGGCGCCGCCCGCGTGGTGACACTTGGATCGCTGTCGACACGGCTGGTTCGCCCGCACCTTGACGATCCGCAGTTGCTGGAAAACTATTCGCCGTGGCGGGCCTACGCGCAATCCAAGATCATGGTCCAGTCCTTTGCCTTCGAGCTCGACCGACGACTCCAGCTGGCGTCGAGCAGCATCCGTGCGCTGTGCGCGCATCCCGGCTATTCGATCTCCGGGCGCACCCCCGCTGTTGCCGGGATCAATGAGCCAGGCATTCTGAAGCGAACCGGCGATACGCTCCAGGCGCCCTTCACCCAGGGCAAGGACCGCGGTGCCTGGCCCATCGTTCGGGCGTCCCTGGACCCCAAGGCTTTCGAGCTGCCGGGACCAGTGTTTTACGGTCCGCGGGGTTGGGTCAAGGGTGGCCCAACTGTGTCCAGGCCCGCATCCATCACCACGAACCGGGACGCGGCGAAAACCATCTGGTTCGCGGCCGAATCCGCCACCGGAAATTCCCTGCTCGGCTAA